From the genome of Deferribacteraceae bacterium V6Fe1:
GAAACTGTTTTCCCGCTTTTTGCTTCATCCAATGCAAATTTTACCCTTTCTACCTCCCCCTTCATACCATTTGAAAAAACAGTTTTACCTTTGATTAGGGGTTGTATGATGTCTAAATATTTTATATATCCACAAATTAGCTCACTATTTTGAATTGCCTGCAACCCTCTTTGAGTAATAAGATCATGACGACCGGGGCCTATCCCTACAACAAATAGTTTACCCATTTAATAAATTCTCCTTTGCTATTGCTATTGTAACTCCATCAAAAACAGTTTTTACTAAGATAAGTTTAGGATTTCTTGCTGCAAGCAAAGCTGAAGGTTCGGCTACCCCTTTGATTCCTAAATATTTTTTTGCTGCAGTCTCTTTAAAAGAATATAATGCATTTTCGTAAAGCTCTTTTGGTAAAAACCTCAAATAACAATTAAGCTCCTTTGCAGCTTCGATTAGTCCTATCTCACCTTTTTTATGCCAGCAAGAAGCAATTACCCTTATATTGTTAGTTGATATATTTACAATTTCTGTTGCACGATTTAATGCATCAAGGATTTTCTCTTTTTTAACCCCTTGTCTGCAACCTACTCCAGCCACATAGATTTTATTTGCTTCACTTGCCGTAGTAATAATAGGTTCAGCCCCCGTAATCGAGGCGACTAAAAAGGTAAGCTCATTTGCTCCCCCTTCATGCCCGGAAAGCATGCTTATTGCAAATCTACCCACTTCATCACAAACTACAACCGCAGGGTCTACATATTTATTTTTTATCAAACCATTAACCATTCTTGCTACTATCCCTTGGGCCATTATTGCAACTATACCTTCGTAATTTTTAAAACAGTAACTAAAAATATCTTGCAATGAATCAAAATATTTAGCCTGCACTAAGTTTTTACATTTATCAGGTAAATAAAGAGTAGCTGTTAATTCATTAACTATTTTTTCAGCTAAACGGGCTCCTTTTTCAGTTATCGCTATTACAGAAATTCTTTTTCCTAAACTCATGTTCAAAATCCTTATCATATAATTTTGAGTATGTTATTATATTTTTTTTATCAATAACTTCCCCTATTAGTATAATTGCATGTTTATTAATTTTGTTTTCTTCTAAAATTTCTGTCAGCTTTTCTAATGTTGTAATAATAATTTTTTCATCCTCCCACGAAACTTTATAACATATAGCCACAGGGGTATCTTTATCCCACCCATGTTTTAAAAAGGTATCTTTCAATCTATCCCCGCCGGTTGCAGATAGATAAAAAGCAAAAGTGCCACCATGTGATGCAAGCATGTCAATAGATTCGTTTTTTGGGACTGGAGTTCTCCCTTCCGTACGCGAAATAGTTACCGTTTGTGCAATTTCAGGAGCAGTCAATTCTATTTTTAATTTTGCAGCTGCTGCAAAAAGTGATGTTACTCCAGGAATTATCTCATAAGGTATCCCCCTTTTATCAAGCTCCAACATCTGCTCATATATTGCACCATAGATGGAAGGATCACCTGTATGTAATCTTGTGACAACTTTCCCCTTTTTGTAGTATTTTTCAATTGTATCTACAATTTCTAAAAGATTCATTTTTGAAGAATCATAAAATTTGCACATATTAGATGCATAATTTAAGATATCTTTGTTAACGAGTGAGCCGGCATAAATAATAACATCAGATTTAGCTATTATTTTCATCCCTTTAACCGTAATTAATTCCGGATCTCCGGGCCCGGCTCCAATAAAATAAACTTTATTCATCTAACTTTTTACCTCCAAATAAATAGCGTATAAACTTAATATTAATTTATTTATATCTTGCAAAGATTCTATTTTATAGATTGATTCGTCTGGCAAACCCAGATTATTCAAAATGTATATTTGAAAATTTGCTAAAATATTATTTAACTTTGGTAGAAAATCGAAAATTTTATGATTGTAATCGCTTATTATATAAAGATTTTTATTGTAATGTAAACAAAACTCCAATTTTTTTTCAAACTCTTCAAATGGTATCTCTTTGCCGTGAAAAGATAAAAATTCAACATTATCATAAGATTTAAAAAGCCTTGCCATACCAAGTTGAATGCTTGATATCCCGGGGATTACTTCGATAATCCTTTCTTTAAATCTCGCATAAAGAAGTTTTGAGAGTGAAAAAAAACCCGCATCACCGGAAACTACAACACCGATTATTCTACTTTGTTCGTTTGACAAAATTTCTATTGCATCTTTAACAGTATTTTTTAAGACTACATATCTGTTCTCAGAAAAAAGATTTTTAAATCTTTCAGCACCGATTAGAAAGTCAACTTTTTCTGCTGTCTTTAAAGCCTTTACAGTCAAATAATCTTTATTTCCACAACCGGCTGAAATTATATAAATATTCTTATTCACAATATTCACCCACTTTATTACACTTCATATCATACAATTTGACATAAACTTTATTGAAATAAAAAACATCTTTTATCTTTTTACTTACAAGATACGCTATTTTATCAAAAGAATTTTTACAGCATACCTCTTCCACTGTGTTAAAATCGTAATCTATATTCAAAGCCTCTTTGACAAAATCATTTGCCTGAGGAGAATGTTTTGAGTGGGTATTGAAATAGCCCATTGCAAGTTTTGCTATCTTCCCTGGATGTCCAGAAATACCTATATCTTTAACATTTTTCTTTATAAGATATTCAAAAGCATCCTTAAAATAGTTACTTACAATCACCGACGGAGCTATATTTTCTTTTTTTAAACATTTTTCCCCAATATTACCGGGGACAAGCCATAACAAATCATATTTTTGTGCAAGTAAAACATCAATCTCACACTTAAAACTTTCTATTAACGCATCAATACTCATGGGCTTTACGATACCTGTAGTTCCGATAATCGAAATCCCTCCAATAATCCCTAATCTTTTATTAAAGGTTTTTTCAGCTATTTTTTCACCTTCCGGGACGATGATTGTTACCTCAACACCTTTATTTTCCTCAAGCAAACCTTCCAAATTCTGCTTTATCATTTTTCTTGGAGTAGGATTAATGGCTGATTCACCAATAGAGATCTGTAACCCTGGCTTGGTTATTATCCCTACACCTTTTTCACCTTTTATAGCTATCCCTTTTTTGTCAATCAATTTGACTTTTGCAAAAATTTCAATACCATCTGTAACATCCGGGTCATCACCACTCCACTTTTTAACACCTATAAGCCCGTTTTTGAAAATTAAGGGCACATTAATTATCTCATCATTAGGCATTATTATCTCAACTTCTTCATAAATCTTACCTGTCAGCGTATAAAGCAAAGCACCTTTTGCGGCAGCTGTTGCCGCTGTGCCGGTTGTTATACCTGTTTTCATTCATCACCTTTAAGTTTTTCTGATAAAATCTCTTTTATCTTTTTCGATAAAGCAGGTGAATCCCCCTTGGTTGAAATAGAAATCATAATATCGTTGTAAGATATAACTGCCGGCATATAAAAATCTGATAACTCTTTATTATCGCATATATTAACTAGAATATTCAGTCTCTTTAAAATGGTTGCTGCTTGTTCGTTTGCACTTTTATCATTTGTACATATAAAAGCGAAATCGTAGTTTTCACTTATTAATTTTTCGTCAAAAGATGATTGAATCCATTTTATATGGTGTTTTTCCAAAAGCTGCTGTAAAGATGGGTGCAACTCTTTAGAAATAATTGTAATTTCTGGATTGCTCCAAGCAATAATCGATTCTATCTTTCTTTTTGCCACATTACCGCCACCAATAAATAATAAGTTTTTACCGCTTAATTTAAAAATAAAAGGGAACATCTTTAAACCCCATCAAATTAAAAATCATGATTAGTAATGTGCAAAAAATTGCACCGTTTAAATAAAGAAAGATTGCATCTATTATTTTTTGCTCCGATAAAGACTCGTATCCTCCTACAATTAGAGGCTTTTTAACAAGTTTTCCAAAGTAATAAGTATCTCCACCAAGAGTAACATTTAGTGCACCTGCAAAAATAGATATTCCGTAACCGGAGTTTGGGCTTGATAGGGCGTTTTTATACTTAAAATATGAATTTAAAGCATTAAAACCGTTTTTATACAAAAGATGGATAACCGGTAATAAAACGAAAATTTGCAGTCTTGCCGGGATAAAGTTTAACATATCGTCACATTTAGCTGAAAACTTACCAAACTCTATGTATTTTTTATTTTTATATCCCACCATTGCATCCAGTGTGTTTACAACACGATAAAAAACCATACCGTAAATTCCAAAAATTAATCCGTAAAAAATCGGAGCGAAAAAAGCGTCATTAAAGTTTTCAGCAATCGACTCTATTGTAGATTTTATAATATCCCCTTCACCCATGGATTCTATATCTCTACTAACAATCAACTTTACTTTTTCCTTTGCTAAGTTAATATCTTTTGTTAGTAAACGGTAAACTCCTAAAGCATGATCAATCATCCCTCTGATAGATATGGAAAAATATACGATTAATACTTTAAGTATAAAAAC
Proteins encoded in this window:
- the cbiE gene encoding precorrin-6y C5,15-methyltransferase (decarboxylating) subunit CbiE — translated: MNKNIYIISAGCGNKDYLTVKALKTAEKVDFLIGAERFKNLFSENRYVVLKNTVKDAIEILSNEQSRIIGVVVSGDAGFFSLSKLLYARFKERIIEVIPGISSIQLGMARLFKSYDNVEFLSFHGKEIPFEEFEKKLEFCLHYNKNLYIISDYNHKIFDFLPKLNNILANFQIYILNNLGLPDESIYKIESLQDINKLILSLYAIYLEVKS
- the cbiD gene encoding cobalamin biosynthesis protein CbiD, which translates into the protein MKTGITTGTAATAAAKGALLYTLTGKIYEEVEIIMPNDEIINVPLIFKNGLIGVKKWSGDDPDVTDGIEIFAKVKLIDKKGIAIKGEKGVGIITKPGLQISIGESAINPTPRKMIKQNLEGLLEENKGVEVTIIVPEGEKIAEKTFNKRLGIIGGISIIGTTGIVKPMSIDALIESFKCEIDVLLAQKYDLLWLVPGNIGEKCLKKENIAPSVIVSNYFKDAFEYLIKKNVKDIGISGHPGKIAKLAMGYFNTHSKHSPQANDFVKEALNIDYDFNTVEEVCCKNSFDKIAYLVSKKIKDVFYFNKVYVKLYDMKCNKVGEYCE
- a CDS encoding bifunctional precorrin-2 dehydrogenase/sirohydrochlorin ferrochelatase; amino-acid sequence: MFPFIFKLSGKNLLFIGGGNVAKRKIESIIAWSNPEITIISKELHPSLQQLLEKHHIKWIQSSFDEKLISENYDFAFICTNDKSANEQAATILKRLNILVNICDNKELSDFYMPAVISYNDIMISISTKGDSPALSKKIKEILSEKLKGDE
- the cobM gene encoding precorrin-4 C(11)-methyltransferase — its product is MNKVYFIGAGPGDPELITVKGMKIIAKSDVIIYAGSLVNKDILNYASNMCKFYDSSKMNLLEIVDTIEKYYKKGKVVTRLHTGDPSIYGAIYEQMLELDKRGIPYEIIPGVTSLFAAAAKLKIELTAPEIAQTVTISRTEGRTPVPKNESIDMLASHGGTFAFYLSATGGDRLKDTFLKHGWDKDTPVAICYKVSWEDEKIIITTLEKLTEILEENKINKHAIILIGEVIDKKNIITYSKLYDKDFEHEFRKKNFCNSDN
- the cobD gene encoding cobalamin biosynthesis protein CobD, with translation MYDVIILAVLIDIVFGELPNRFHPVAYIGKLITFYEKKLYNLENKLLGGFYLFIFSTITVLAFVIIFIKILDTNKYLVFILKVLIVYFSISIRGMIDHALGVYRLLTKDINLAKEKVKLIVSRDIESMGEGDIIKSTIESIAENFNDAFFAPIFYGLIFGIYGMVFYRVVNTLDAMVGYKNKKYIEFGKFSAKCDDMLNFIPARLQIFVLLPVIHLLYKNGFNALNSYFKYKNALSSPNSGYGISIFAGALNVTLGGDTYYFGKLVKKPLIVGGYESLSEQKIIDAIFLYLNGAIFCTLLIMIFNLMGFKDVPFYF
- a CDS encoding cobalamin biosynthesis protein, whose product is MSLGKRISVIAITEKGARLAEKIVNELTATLYLPDKCKNLVQAKYFDSLQDIFSYCFKNYEGIVAIMAQGIVARMVNGLIKNKYVDPAVVVCDEVGRFAISMLSGHEGGANELTFLVASITGAEPIITTASEANKIYVAGVGCRQGVKKEKILDALNRATEIVNISTNNIRVIASCWHKKGEIGLIEAAKELNCYLRFLPKELYENALYSFKETAAKKYLGIKGVAEPSALLAARNPKLILVKTVFDGVTIAIAKENLLNG